A section of the Babesia microti strain RI chromosome I, complete genome genome encodes:
- a CDS encoding DNA polymerase alpha subunit A (overlaps_old_locusTagID:BBM_I01170), with the protein MARRSIASALNKIRNERLGQATAADQYEVEDENDRIYEVLSDEEYQKRNKARKIHQFVEGADSNDDEDEEYDFYDYDKPAHNSTSSHKKIGKMKPLVQHFVEMARKGGEAKQSHTEKDFDIKKYYALEMELDDEDVGIGRKNCPENDLVAHKIAKSLNSFKHTQNITTTEHDISLYSDNASQSSISRNVYTKNNQKYTHQANDWSDDNLICTRNERDKRIVTDDLYDIHDSVEISNTDNIGIDQDFHIYDQINDAEIDYPKVQLDTPDENINVKPTDIYLLEDKFIGIYCLDLQEDFKGNFYIFGKAITSPYTADSVDTASCCIIVTECMRDLYFKVRMDMKFTIENSETVIDAQNSLYQKMIMKGFYKELQTLKSHYGIQKVMFKLVWRKILQNGPCGQQMFIKVCYPYSSPEIRPEHYSGIHYTDIYGLNSSLVERFAVKRKIKGPCWLKIRDAKLVKDNISRCQFEFVTKSHKSVFRWNYKDQESKVPEPPLPKLCICSLSLKMISVNNIPEAFQISMIYNKAAKIENFTFDLGNENQFVCVRKVANKNWPGGMDKFCKSRPYICLTDNERGMIAVFFGKLQQIDPDILVSHDIGNNIIDNLTKRAIATGLPQRISFSRFKFYKRGQTYTQGRLVCDTRVLLKEYSPGQVSYDLESLVKFDKWKPDENFSRTTFSVEDIEPFFNNLSKMLEFIQSSSKFAYYSLDALVKMQALTLTRELTCIAGNLWSHSLACMRSERNDMLLLHEFHRLKYVISNSFQKHKDTKSAATKKGSYEGGLVLEPILGLYDTFILLLDFNSLYPSIIQEFNVCFTTAVISPIVDHNNNLQVETISTEPGVLPAVLKRLVEMRATIKSSMMSEKNSQKKAQLHVRQLALKLIANSLYGCLGSPYSRFHAQHLAAFITLQGRNILMDTKEKLESEFKLQVIYGDTDSLMLNTNIRHDGRLESFNKANQLATILSGSINKKYRKLEIELDAIFARLLLLKKKKYAALKVIDYGQKKLEIDSKGLDFVRRDWSLLTKEIGDKILNILFTANFGDNGIDEAIEKIHELLTYLCGEMDSDRVPLESYTITKQLNRNPEEYSDASALPHVSVALRVNKQGKRTIRAGQDISFIICSKQSIEKIKGKGDTINLLSQRAFTIEEVKELGLKPDLEYYKSVQLLPPVIRLCGNIEGTNSQRLGRCLGLAINESYEKREGEGVQHSIISESSALNLIKRSIDDYRGLSLSAGLHCNNCGNMVNPEAFLQYFRCSNCKFWFPINSIKNWIQRVIFELDTNAAICTRRCTSCETSTQRVMIGAVHRCPQMACQAQDTMEQFLTANKTFLYYDYIEFLLRGPLREGPDDAEDVDRPCLVSVLIDPKGRIHPLNETPIRQIEISDYNELLNNLSKEQSIGASSGLKKMCPTIMSLINNASCLKLHILDYNRERKNLRSFVQNQQSRNGYSQISLNSLFSPFSVMRRGGQFEIFTDQL; encoded by the exons ATTTCgacattaaaaaatattatgcaCTTGAAATGGAGTTGGACGATGAAGATGTGGGAATTGGGCGCAAAAATTGCCCTGAGAATGACTTGGTTGCCCACAAAATCGCTAAATCTTTAAATTCTTTTAAACAcacacaaaatataacCACCACGGAACACGATATATCACTTTACTCAGATAATGCATCCCAATCGTCAATCTCGCGTAATGTCTACActaaaaataatcaaaaatatactCATCAA GCAAACGATTGGTcagatgataatttaatttgcaCTAGGAATGAAAGGGACAAACGCATAGTTACAGatgatttatatgatatacaCGACAGCGTCGAGATATCTAACACTGATAACATCGGCATCGATCAGGATTTCCATATATACGATC AAATAAATGACGCTGAGATCGATTATCCAAAGGTACAGCTGGATACTCCagatgaaaatatcaatgTAAAACCCacagatatatatttattggaagataaatttatcggTATATATTGCTTGGATTTGCAGGAAGATTTCAAGGGCAACTTTTACATTTTTGGCAAAGCTATAACCTCGCCTTACACAGCGGATAGCGTAGATACCGCTAGCTGTTGCATAATAGTTACCGAATGCATGCGGGATTTATATTTCAAAGTTAGAATGGATATGAAGTTTACGATAGAGAACTCTGAAACTGTAATTGATGCTCAAAATTCCTTGTATCAGAAGATGATTATGAAGGGGTTTTATAAGGAATTACAGACACTCAAGTCCCACTATGGCATTCAAAAGGTTATG TTCAAACTTGTGTGGagaaaaattttacaaaatggCCCTTGTGGTCAGCAAATGTTTATCAAGGTCTGTTACCCTTATTCATCTCCCGAAATACGCCCTGAGCACTATTCAGGTATTCATTATACGGACATTTATGGCTTGAATAGTTCTCTAGTGGAAAGGTTTGCT gTAAAGAGGAAGATAAAGGGCCCTTGCTGGCTTAAGATTAGGGATGCAAAATTGGTGAAGGATAATATATCGCGTTGCCAATTTGAATTCGTCACTAAGAGTCACAAATCAGTTTTCAGGTGGAATTACAAAGATCAAGAGTCCAAAGTTCCCGAGCCTCCTCTGCCTAAGCTTTGTATTTGCAGTTTATCGCTAAAGATGATCTCAGTGAATAACATTCCCGAA GCATTTCAAATCTCAATGATTTACAACAAGGCAGCAAAAATTGAGAACTTCACATTTGATCTGGGGAATGAAAACCAATTTGTTTGTGTGAGAAAAGTTGCCAATAAGAATTGGCCTGGTGGAATGGATAAGTTTTGCAAGAGTCGTCCTTACATTTGTTTGACTGATAATGAACGGGGTATGATTGCGGTATTTTTCGGCAAATTGCAG CAAATAGATCCGGATATATTGGTTTCCCATGATATTGGCAACAATATCATTGATAATCTCACCAAGCGTGCAATTGCCACTGGTTTGCCCCAACGAATATCATTTTCCCgctttaaattttacaagAGAGGGCAAACTTATACTCAAGGGCGATTAGTTTGCGATACTCGTGTTTTACTAAAGGAATACAGCCCCGGTCAG GTGAGCTATGATTTGGAGTCGTTGGTAAAGTTTGACAAGTGGAAACCCGATGAAAATTTCTCTAGGACAACATTTTCGGTAGAAGATATTGAACcattttttaacaatttaagcAAGATGCTGgaatttatacaatcaaGTTCCAAGTTTGCCTACTATAGCTTGGATGCCTTAGTGAAGATGCAG GCTTTAACATTAACCCGTGAGTTAACATGTATTGCTGGCAATTTGTGGTCGCACAGCCTTGCCTGTATGAGATCCGAAAGGAACGACATGCTACTTTTGCACGAATTTCATCGCCTAAAATACGTAATTTCCAACAGTTTTCAAAAGCACAAAG ATACAAAAAGCGCTGCGACTAAAAAAGGTTCATATGAAGGAGGGTTAGTGCTTGAACCCATATTGGGGCTGTACGACACATTCATATTGCTACTAGACTTTAATTCCTTGTACCCATCTATCATCCAAGAATTCAATGTATGTTTTACCACGGCTGTGATTTCACCCATAGTAGATCACAACAACAATCTACAGGTGGAAACGATATCTACAGAACCCGGAGTTTTGCCAGCTGTGCTAAAGCGATTAGTGGAG ATGAGGGCGACAATTAAGAGTTCTATGATGTCGGAGAAGAACAGTCAAAAGAAGGCCCAATTGCACGTTAGACAATTGGCGCTTAAACTAATTGCCAATTCTTTGTATGGATGCTTAGGCTCTCCATATTCTCGTTTCCATGCACAGCATTTAGCAGCCTTTATCACACTACAGG GGcgtaatattttaatggACACAAAGGAGAAGCTGGAAAGTGAATTCAAGCTTCAAGTGATTTATGGTGATACGGATTCTTTGATGTTAAACACCAATATTAGGCATGATGGAAGACTCGAGAGTTTTAATAAAGCAAATCAACTGGCTACAATACTTTCTGGTAGCATAAACAAGAAATATCGCAAGTTGGAGATTGAATTGGATGCCATATTTGCTAGACTTCTTCTGCTTAAGAAAAAGAAGTACGCTGCGCTCAAG GTTATCGACTATGGGCAGAAGAAACTTGAAATTGACAGCAAAGGGCTCGACTTTGTACGCCGTGACTGGTCACTGCTCACCAAGGAAATTGGTGATAAAATCCTCAACATCCTATTCACAGCGAATTTCGGCGATAACGGCATAGATGAGGCAATTGAAAAGATTCACGAGCTATTGACATATTTATGCGGTGAAATGGATTCGGATCGGGTGCCACTGGAATCATATACAATCACCAAGCAATTAAACAGGAATCCAGAGGAGTATTCGGATGCCAGTGCACTGCCACACGTATCAGTGGCGCTAAGAGTTAATAAACAAGGGAAGCGCACTATTAGGGCTGGGCAggatatatcatttattatatgcTCGAAACAGTCGATTGAGAAGATAAAGGGGAAGGGTGACacgataaatttgttatccCAACGTGCATTCACCATTGAAGAGGTGAAGGAGTTGGGATTGAAACCTGATTTGGAATATTATAAGTCGGTACAGCTTCTCCCCCCCGTTATTAGACTCTGCGGTAATATAGAGGGGACAAATTCACAGAGATTGGGGAGGTGCTTGG GACTTGCAATAAATGAAAGCTATGAAAAAAGAGAAGGGGAAGGGGTACAACATTCAATAATCTCCGAATCCAGTGCGTTGAACTTGATTAAAAGATCAATTGATGATTATCGTGGCCTCAGTCTATCTGCGGGTTTACACTGCAATAACTGTGGCAATATGGTGAATCCTGAGGCTTTTTTGCAG TATTTTAGGTGCagcaattgtaaattttggttcccaattaattcaattaaGAATTGGATACAACGAGTGATATTTGAGTTGGACACAAATGCTGCAATTTGTACAAGGAG ATGTACAAGTTGTGAAACTAGCACTCAAAGAGTGATGATAGGCGCTGTACATCGATGTCCACAAATGGCATGTCAGGCACAAGATACAATGGAGCAATTTCTCACGGCAAATAAAACTTTT CTCTATTACGATTACATAGAATTTTTGCTAAGAGGACCATTAAGGGAAGGGCCTGATGATGCTGAGGATGTAGATAGGCCATGCCTAGTTTCCGTATTGATAGATCCCAAGGGCAGGATCCATCCACTGAATGAAACCCCTATTAGACAGATTGAAATTTCAGACTACAACGAATTActtaataatttgtcaaagGAACAGTCAATTGGCGCCTCCTCCGGACTTAAGAAGATGTGTCCAACCATCATGTCACTGATAAACAACGCAAGCTGCCTAAAGTTACACATCTTAGACTACAACAGAGAGAGGAAGAATCTGCGCTCG TTTGTACAAAATCAACAGTCGCGGAATGGATACTCTCAAATATCTCTGAATTCGCTGTTCTCCCCCTTTTCCGTGATGAGGAGAGGAGGACAATTTGAGATTTTCACAGATCAACTTTAG